A portion of the Streptomyces erythrochromogenes genome contains these proteins:
- a CDS encoding NfeD family protein, with protein MDIDAWVWWLIGAVGLGIPLVLTAMPEFGMFAVGAVAAAVTAALGGGAVAQVLVFVVVSVALIAVVRPIANRHRDQRPQHRSGIDALRGRTAVVLERVDGSGGRIKLAGEVWSARALDTDTSFEPGQSVDVVEIDGATAVVM; from the coding sequence GTGGACATCGACGCGTGGGTGTGGTGGCTCATCGGCGCGGTCGGACTGGGCATCCCCCTGGTCCTGACCGCCATGCCGGAGTTCGGCATGTTCGCCGTCGGGGCGGTGGCGGCAGCCGTCACGGCGGCCCTCGGCGGGGGAGCGGTGGCCCAAGTCCTGGTCTTCGTGGTCGTGTCGGTCGCGCTCATCGCCGTCGTCCGGCCCATCGCCAACCGGCACCGCGACCAGCGCCCCCAACACCGCAGCGGCATCGACGCGTTGAGGGGCAGGACCGCCGTCGTCCTCGAACGCGTCGACGGCAGCGGCGGCCGTATCAAGCTCGCCGGCGAAGTCTGGTCCGCCCGCGCCCTCGACACGGACACCAGCTTCGAACCCGGCCAGTCCGTCGACGTGGTGGAGATCGACGGGGCGACCGCCGTCGTGATGTGA
- a CDS encoding SPFH domain-containing protein has protein sequence MQPIIIVLIILVVLVFIALVKTIQVIPQASAAIVERFGRYTRTLNAGLNIVVPFIDSIRNRIDLREQVVPFPPQPVITQDNLVVNIDTVIYYQVTDARAATYEVASYIQAIEQLTVTTLRNIIGGMDLERTLTSREEINAALRGVLDEATGKWGIRVNRVELKAIEPPTSIQDSMEKQMRADRDKRAAILQAEGVRQSEILRAEGEKQSSILRAEGEAKAAALKAEGEAQAIRTVFESIHAGDADQKLLAYQYLQMLPKIAEGDANKLWIVPSEIGDALKGLSGAMGNFGPLGGGSGFNPQGSGKDGGGIPAARDKDGAERREQPPID, from the coding sequence ATGCAACCGATCATCATCGTCCTGATCATTCTGGTGGTTCTGGTCTTCATCGCACTGGTCAAGACGATCCAGGTGATCCCGCAGGCCAGCGCCGCCATCGTCGAGCGGTTCGGCCGCTACACCCGCACCCTCAACGCGGGCCTCAACATCGTCGTCCCGTTCATCGACTCGATCCGCAACCGGATCGACCTGCGCGAACAGGTCGTCCCCTTCCCGCCGCAGCCCGTCATCACCCAGGACAACCTCGTCGTCAACATCGACACCGTCATCTACTACCAGGTGACCGACGCCCGGGCGGCGACGTACGAGGTGGCCAGCTACATCCAGGCCATCGAGCAGCTCACCGTCACCACGCTGCGCAACATCATCGGCGGCATGGACCTGGAGCGGACCCTCACCTCCCGCGAGGAGATCAACGCCGCCCTGCGCGGAGTCCTCGACGAGGCCACCGGCAAGTGGGGCATCCGCGTCAACCGCGTCGAGCTCAAGGCCATCGAGCCGCCGACCTCCATCCAGGACTCGATGGAGAAGCAGATGCGCGCCGACCGCGACAAGCGCGCCGCGATCCTGCAGGCCGAGGGCGTCCGGCAGTCCGAGATCCTGCGCGCCGAGGGCGAGAAGCAGTCCTCCATCCTCCGCGCCGAGGGCGAGGCCAAGGCCGCCGCGCTCAAGGCCGAGGGTGAAGCACAGGCCATCCGTACGGTCTTCGAGTCCATCCACGCCGGCGACGCCGACCAGAAGCTCCTCGCCTACCAGTACCTGCAGATGCTCCCGAAGATCGCCGAAGGCGACGCCAACAAGCTCTGGATCGTGCCCAGCGAGATCGGCGACGCGCTCAAGGGCCTCTCCGGCGCCATGGGCAACTTCGGCCCCCTGGGCGGCGGTTCGGGCTTCAACCCGCAGGGCTCCGGCAAGGACGGCGGCGGCATCCCGGCGGCACGGGACAAGGACGGCGCCGAGCGCCGCGAGCAGCCCCCCATCGACTGA
- a CDS encoding sulfite exporter TauE/SafE family protein has translation MSIWESLAVLAAGVGAGTINTIVGSGTLITFPVLLATGLPPVTANVSNTLGLVPGSISGAIGYRKELQGQRARILRLGSVSLVGGLAGAALLLALPSDSFDTIVPVLIGLALVLVVLQPRLAAALRRRQEAAGGDTGHPDGGPLLLGGMLFSSAYGGYFGAAQGVLYLGLMGLLLHDDLQRINAVKNVIAALVNGIAAVFFLFVAEFDWTAVLLIAVGSTIGGQIGAKVGRRLPPTVLRGVIVTVGILAIVQLLLR, from the coding sequence ATGTCCATCTGGGAATCACTCGCGGTCCTCGCCGCCGGTGTCGGCGCGGGCACGATCAACACCATCGTCGGCTCCGGCACCCTCATCACCTTCCCGGTGCTGCTGGCCACCGGCCTGCCGCCGGTGACCGCCAACGTGTCCAACACCCTCGGCCTGGTGCCCGGTTCCATCAGCGGGGCCATCGGCTACCGCAAGGAACTCCAGGGGCAGCGCGCCCGCATCCTGCGACTCGGCTCGGTCTCCCTGGTCGGAGGACTCGCGGGCGCGGCCCTGCTCCTCGCCCTGCCGTCGGACTCCTTCGACACGATCGTGCCCGTACTGATCGGGCTGGCGCTCGTCCTCGTCGTCCTGCAGCCCCGGCTCGCCGCGGCCCTGCGCCGACGCCAGGAAGCCGCCGGAGGCGACACCGGCCACCCCGACGGCGGCCCGCTCCTGCTCGGCGGCATGCTGTTCTCCAGTGCCTACGGCGGCTACTTCGGCGCGGCCCAGGGCGTGCTCTACCTCGGCCTGATGGGCCTGCTGCTCCACGACGACCTGCAACGCATCAACGCCGTCAAGAACGTCATCGCCGCCCTCGTGAACGGCATCGCGGCCGTCTTCTTCCTCTTCGTCGCCGAGTTCGACTGGACGGCCGTGCTCCTCATCGCCGTCGGCTCGACGATCGGCGGCCAGATCGGCGCCAAGGTCGGCCGCCGTCTCCCGCCGACCGTCCTGCGCGGAGTCATCGTGACGGTCGGCATCCTCGCGATCGTCCAACTGCTGCTCCGCTGA
- a CDS encoding HNH endonuclease, with amino-acid sequence MRDTLVLNASFEPLSTVTLNRAVVLVLQDKAVVEQSHPDLRVRAATMDLPMPRVIRLCRYVRVPFRRHAPWSRRGVLVRDQHRCAYCGRRATTVDHVLPRAQGGGDTWLNTVASCAEDNHRKAARTPEEAGMPLLRKPFVPSPADAMLLALGVAGQEGLPEWLERSA; translated from the coding sequence ATGCGGGACACGCTGGTGCTGAATGCGAGCTTCGAGCCGCTGTCGACGGTGACGCTGAACCGGGCCGTGGTCCTGGTGCTCCAGGACAAGGCCGTCGTCGAACAGTCGCACCCCGATCTGCGTGTCCGCGCCGCCACCATGGATCTCCCGATGCCCCGGGTGATCAGGCTCTGCCGGTACGTCAGGGTGCCGTTTCGAAGACATGCTCCCTGGTCGCGGAGGGGGGTGCTGGTCCGGGACCAGCACCGGTGCGCGTACTGCGGCCGGCGCGCGACCACGGTGGACCACGTACTGCCGAGGGCCCAGGGCGGTGGGGACACCTGGCTGAACACGGTGGCTTCCTGCGCCGAGGACAACCACCGCAAAGCGGCCCGGACTCCGGAGGAGGCGGGGATGCCGCTCCTGCGGAAGCCCTTCGTACCGTCGCCGGCGGACGCCATGCTCCTCGCGCTGGGGGTGGCCGGGCAGGAGGGGCTCCCGGAGTGGCTGGAGCGTTCCGCCTAG
- a CDS encoding YbhB/YbcL family Raf kinase inhibitor-like protein — translation MTERDRPPLPHDFHPEVHGFTVTSEDVSHGGDLHAAQVLTGKNVSPQLRWEGFPEGTKSFAVTCFDPDAPTGSGFWHWVLFDLPVSVTELPAGAGTGDFPGLPEGAVHARNDYGTRDFGGAAPPRGERHRYVFTVYAVDREQLGPDEDSSPAVVGFHLRFHALGRAQLVAEYEAPAAR, via the coding sequence GTGACCGAACGTGACAGGCCGCCGCTCCCCCACGATTTCCACCCTGAGGTGCACGGGTTCACCGTGACGAGCGAGGACGTCTCCCACGGCGGCGACCTGCACGCCGCCCAGGTCCTGACGGGGAAGAACGTCTCGCCGCAGCTGCGCTGGGAGGGCTTCCCCGAGGGGACGAAGAGCTTCGCCGTCACCTGCTTCGACCCGGACGCGCCGACGGGCAGCGGGTTCTGGCACTGGGTCCTCTTCGACCTGCCCGTTTCCGTGACGGAGCTGCCGGCCGGGGCGGGCACCGGGGACTTCCCCGGTCTGCCGGAGGGCGCCGTGCACGCACGGAACGACTACGGGACGCGGGACTTCGGCGGTGCGGCTCCGCCGCGCGGGGAGCGGCACCGCTACGTGTTCACCGTGTACGCGGTGGACCGCGAGCAGCTCGGCCCGGACGAGGACTCGTCTCCGGCGGTCGTCGGTTTCCATCTGCGGTTCCACGCGCTGGGGCGTGCGCAGCTCGTCGCCGAGTACGAGGCGCCCGCCGCGCGCTGA
- a CDS encoding laminin G domain-containing protein, which yields MVYEGGATFSAAHIYFKRFHPADLGIPGQTRGGPGNTQQAPLPGRTTPDNTPQANDAYLTGNTTLEPGRFRQALKLTGPGSYADIPYTPAIDPGTADATYSFHFKHHQDPANAPRVLMWAYGHDAVNPQVWIRAHPKDNKIVARVEGENGHAVTATVETPAAFADGEWHFLSLVREGNAVRLTVDDARATTTGTLTGALSTAHRGIRLGAKPNDTAQDPLTGSLDDFRIYKRALTDDPTAPNDELDKIRAAVSGTGSYPAGASVWWNMEHGTVQIHDMYNRPRNGPATPDGTVHGNNAYVRGTPGITGTGGKCGGALDLDGDDSVELPPTDSEALGTADFTLATWVRFDPAALPLPSPHPDPAGPTPPPSSPGRTASARPNASCGCAPTRAPAGSSASSRPRTPPPWRASPTARSAPPRSSSTTWCSSGRRAGCR from the coding sequence ATGGTCTACGAGGGCGGCGCCACCTTCTCCGCCGCGCACATCTACTTCAAGCGCTTCCACCCGGCCGACCTCGGGATCCCCGGCCAGACCCGGGGCGGCCCCGGGAACACCCAACAGGCACCGCTCCCCGGCCGGACCACCCCCGACAACACCCCCCAGGCCAACGACGCCTACCTCACCGGGAACACCACCCTCGAACCGGGCAGGTTCCGCCAGGCCCTGAAGCTCACCGGACCCGGCTCCTACGCGGACATCCCGTACACCCCGGCCATCGACCCGGGCACGGCCGACGCCACGTACTCCTTCCACTTCAAGCACCATCAGGACCCGGCCAACGCACCCCGCGTCCTGATGTGGGCCTACGGCCACGACGCCGTCAACCCGCAGGTCTGGATCCGCGCCCACCCCAAGGACAACAAGATCGTCGCCAGGGTCGAGGGGGAGAACGGCCACGCGGTGACCGCCACCGTCGAGACCCCGGCAGCCTTCGCCGACGGCGAGTGGCATTTCCTGAGCCTCGTCCGCGAGGGCAACGCCGTCCGCCTCACGGTCGACGACGCGCGCGCCACCACCACGGGCACCCTCACCGGCGCCCTCTCCACCGCCCACCGGGGCATCCGCCTGGGAGCCAAGCCCAACGACACGGCCCAGGACCCGCTGACCGGCTCCCTCGACGACTTCCGCATCTACAAGCGGGCCCTGACCGACGACCCGACCGCACCGAACGACGAGCTGGACAAGATCCGCGCGGCCGTTTCGGGCACCGGCAGCTACCCGGCCGGCGCATCCGTGTGGTGGAACATGGAGCACGGCACCGTCCAGATCCACGACATGTACAACCGTCCCCGGAACGGCCCGGCCACCCCGGACGGCACCGTCCACGGCAACAACGCCTACGTACGGGGGACCCCCGGCATCACCGGCACCGGAGGGAAGTGCGGCGGAGCCCTCGACCTCGACGGCGACGACAGCGTCGAGCTCCCCCCGACCGACTCCGAAGCCCTCGGCACCGCAGACTTCACCCTGGCCACCTGGGTCCGCTTCGACCCCGCGGCCCTCCCCCTCCCCTCCCCGCACCCGGATCCGGCCGGGCCGACCCCACCCCCGTCATCGCCTGGGCGTACGGCGTCGGCCCGACCGAACGCCAGCTGTGGCTGCGCGCCGACCCGCGCACCGGCCGGCTCGTCGGCCTCATCCAGACCGAGAACGCCACCACCGTGGCGAGCATCCCCGACAGCCCGTTCCGCACCGCCAAGGAGCAGTTCCACCACGTGGTGCTCAAGCGGGAGGCGGGCAGGCTGTCGCTGA
- a CDS encoding sporulation protein gives MGFKKLFASLGAGGASVDTIITEPNVVPGGIVQGEVRIQGGSVEQQIEGLSVGLQARVEVEGGDQEYKQDVVFTKQRLGGAFQVQAGALHVVPFALEIPWETPITHFAGQHLHGMNIGVSTELEIARAVDAGDLDAINVHPVPAQQAILDAFRQLGFTFRSADMERGHIRGTRQTLPFYQEIEFLPPSQYRGLNQVELTFVSDGREMDVVLEMDKKPGLFSEGSDTYRCFQVGLQSYQGTDWAAYLNQWIASVGSQRNWF, from the coding sequence ATGGGCTTCAAGAAGCTGTTCGCGAGCCTGGGTGCCGGTGGTGCTTCGGTGGACACGATCATCACCGAGCCGAACGTCGTTCCGGGCGGGATCGTCCAGGGCGAGGTACGGATCCAGGGCGGCTCCGTGGAGCAGCAGATCGAGGGTCTGTCCGTCGGGCTGCAGGCGCGGGTCGAGGTCGAGGGCGGTGACCAGGAGTACAAGCAGGACGTCGTCTTCACCAAGCAGCGCCTCGGCGGTGCCTTCCAGGTGCAGGCCGGCGCACTGCACGTAGTGCCGTTCGCGCTGGAGATCCCCTGGGAGACGCCGATCACCCACTTCGCGGGTCAGCACCTGCACGGCATGAACATCGGGGTCAGCACCGAGCTGGAGATCGCGCGCGCGGTGGACGCGGGCGACCTGGACGCGATCAACGTGCACCCTGTGCCGGCGCAGCAGGCGATCCTGGACGCCTTCCGCCAGCTCGGCTTCACCTTCCGCAGCGCGGACATGGAGCGGGGGCACATCCGCGGGACGCGGCAGACGCTGCCCTTCTACCAGGAGATCGAGTTCCTGCCGCCGTCGCAGTACCGGGGGCTGAACCAGGTCGAGCTGACCTTCGTCTCGGACGGCCGGGAGATGGACGTCGTCCTGGAGATGGACAAGAAGCCCGGGCTGTTCAGCGAGGGCAGCGACACCTACCGCTGCTTCCAGGTGGGTCTGCAGTCGTACCAGGGGACGGACTGGGCCGCGTACCTGAACCAGTGGATCGCCTCGGTGGGCTCACAGCGCAACTGGTTCTGA
- a CDS encoding DNA-3-methyladenine glycosylase: protein MSARLDRTPLPRSFFDRPVLTVAPDLLGRTLVRRTEEGPLELRITEVEAYEGESDPGSHAYRGRTARNASMFGPPGHAYVYFIYGMWFSLNLVCGPPGHASGVLLRAGEITTGAELAAKRRLSARSPRELAKGPARLATALDVDRSLDGTDLCGGTDSPLSLLTGTPTSPDLVSSGPRTGVGGAGANHPYRFWITHDPTVSPYRAHAPRRRST from the coding sequence ATGAGCGCGCGTCTCGACCGTACGCCCCTTCCGCGGTCCTTCTTCGACCGCCCGGTCCTCACCGTGGCCCCGGACCTCCTCGGCCGCACCCTCGTGCGCCGTACCGAGGAGGGCCCCCTGGAACTGCGCATCACGGAGGTGGAGGCGTACGAGGGGGAGTCCGATCCGGGCTCGCACGCCTACCGCGGACGCACGGCGCGGAACGCATCGATGTTCGGCCCACCCGGGCATGCGTACGTCTACTTCATCTACGGCATGTGGTTCAGCCTCAACCTGGTGTGCGGCCCGCCCGGCCACGCGAGCGGTGTCCTGCTGCGCGCAGGGGAGATCACCACAGGGGCTGAGCTCGCCGCCAAACGTCGACTTTCGGCCAGAAGCCCGCGTGAACTCGCCAAAGGACCGGCCCGCCTGGCCACGGCCCTGGACGTGGACCGCTCGTTGGACGGGACCGACCTCTGCGGGGGGACCGACTCCCCGCTGTCCCTCCTCACGGGCACTCCCACCTCGCCCGACCTGGTGAGCAGCGGTCCGCGCACGGGAGTCGGCGGAGCCGGCGCGAACCACCCGTACCGCTTCTGGATCACACACGACCCGACGGTGAGCCCGTACCGCGCCCACGCGCCACGCCGCCGCTCAACTTGA
- a CDS encoding tetratricopeptide repeat protein: MRQELLSLPKGLAEEVSKNLVMVARLIDEDPEQAYAYSRIALRLASRVAAVREAAGFAAYATQKYSEALAEFRAAKRMTGSVELWPVMADCERGLGRPERALAMAGEPEVQKLDKAGQVEMRLVAAGARRDQGQLEAAIVTLQSPELASSAVQPWTARLRYAYADALLAAGREDEAREWFGKALEADKEGATDASDRLAELDGVEFVDAAIDLSDDDEVGNDDLGEDDRDEDIDDEDDEDIEDEDPAEVAAAERATDVTEYYDEDDEEYESLEQSAADADVRGDKA; the protein is encoded by the coding sequence GTGCGCCAGGAGCTGCTGAGCCTGCCCAAGGGCCTGGCCGAAGAAGTCTCCAAGAACCTGGTCATGGTCGCCCGGCTGATCGACGAGGACCCCGAGCAGGCGTACGCGTACTCGCGCATCGCGCTGCGCCTTGCCTCCCGCGTCGCCGCCGTCCGCGAGGCCGCCGGTTTCGCCGCGTACGCCACGCAGAAGTACAGCGAGGCCCTCGCGGAGTTCCGCGCCGCCAAGCGCATGACCGGCTCCGTCGAGCTGTGGCCCGTCATGGCCGACTGCGAGCGCGGCCTCGGCCGTCCCGAGCGCGCCCTGGCCATGGCCGGCGAGCCCGAGGTGCAGAAGCTCGACAAGGCCGGCCAGGTCGAGATGCGTCTGGTCGCGGCCGGTGCCCGGCGGGACCAGGGGCAGCTCGAAGCGGCCATCGTGACCCTGCAGAGCCCCGAGCTGGCGTCCAGCGCCGTCCAGCCGTGGACCGCGCGCCTGCGGTACGCCTACGCCGACGCCCTGCTGGCGGCCGGTCGTGAGGACGAGGCCCGCGAGTGGTTCGGCAAGGCCCTCGAGGCGGACAAGGAAGGGGCCACCGACGCCTCCGACCGTCTCGCCGAGCTCGACGGCGTCGAGTTCGTCGACGCCGCGATCGACCTGTCCGACGACGACGAGGTCGGGAACGACGACCTCGGCGAGGACGACCGGGACGAGGACATCGACGACGAGGACGACGAGGACATCGAGGACGAGGACCCGGCTGAGGTCGCCGCGGCCGAGCGCGCCACCGACGTCACCGAGTACTACGACGAGGACGACGAGGAGTACGAGTCGCTGGAGCAGTCCGCGGCCGACGCCGACGTCCGGGGCGACAAGGCCTGA
- a CDS encoding DUF1015 family protein — MTTSGTADHGLRLIPFHGLRYVPERVGSLAAVTSPPYDVVVRPDGVDHLESADPHNIVRLILPQAGTPAARNEQAARTLRDWLAGGILSADPEPALYVYEQRRAGLLQRGIIGALALSTADAGIVLPHEDVMPDVVTDRAGLMRATSANLEPLLLTYRGDDPGAGAAAVVERTAQRAPLLSTTTEDGFQHRLWAITDPAELAAVTADLSHRQALIADGHHRWATYLRLQEEHASPTAWDFGLVLLVDTARYPLQVRAIHRMLRRLPVADALAAVAGHFRVRPVDGPLPLALDALSDAAERGNAFLLAGDGTFHLVTDPDLALLDRTVRHDRPEAWRRLDATVLHATLLDALWHVPDAPDQITYIHDAASTVAMAERHGGTAVLLHPVREEVVRDLARQGVTMPRKSTSFGPKPATGLVLRGLG, encoded by the coding sequence ATGACCACTTCTGGCACCGCGGACCACGGGCTGCGCCTCATCCCGTTCCATGGCCTGCGCTACGTCCCCGAGCGTGTCGGCAGCCTCGCCGCCGTCACCTCGCCGCCGTACGACGTGGTCGTGCGCCCCGACGGAGTCGACCACCTCGAATCCGCCGACCCGCACAACATCGTCCGCCTCATCCTCCCGCAGGCCGGCACCCCGGCCGCGCGCAACGAACAGGCCGCGCGCACCCTGCGGGACTGGCTCGCCGGGGGCATCCTGTCCGCCGACCCCGAGCCCGCCCTGTACGTGTACGAGCAGCGCCGGGCCGGGCTGCTGCAGCGCGGCATCATCGGCGCCCTCGCCCTGTCCACCGCCGACGCCGGCATCGTCCTCCCCCACGAGGACGTCATGCCGGACGTGGTGACCGACCGGGCGGGCCTGATGCGGGCCACCTCCGCGAACCTCGAACCGCTCCTCCTCACCTACCGCGGCGACGACCCCGGGGCGGGTGCGGCGGCGGTCGTCGAGCGGACCGCCCAGCGCGCGCCGCTGCTGTCGACCACCACCGAGGACGGCTTCCAGCACCGACTCTGGGCCATCACGGACCCGGCCGAACTGGCCGCCGTCACGGCGGATCTCAGCCACCGCCAGGCGCTCATCGCCGACGGCCACCACCGCTGGGCGACGTACCTGCGCCTCCAGGAGGAGCACGCCTCCCCCACCGCGTGGGACTTCGGCCTGGTGCTCCTCGTGGACACCGCCCGCTATCCGCTCCAGGTCCGCGCCATCCACCGGATGCTGCGCCGCCTCCCGGTCGCCGACGCGCTGGCCGCCGTCGCCGGTCACTTCCGGGTCCGCCCGGTCGACGGACCGCTCCCCCTGGCTTTGGACGCCCTCTCGGACGCGGCGGAACGCGGCAACGCCTTCCTCCTCGCCGGCGACGGCACCTTCCACCTGGTCACCGATCCCGACCTGGCCCTCCTCGACCGCACGGTCCGCCACGACCGCCCCGAGGCCTGGCGCCGGCTGGACGCCACCGTGCTGCACGCGACGCTGCTCGACGCCCTCTGGCACGTCCCCGACGCCCCCGACCAGATCACGTACATCCACGACGCCGCGTCCACGGTGGCCATGGCCGAGCGGCACGGGGGCACCGCCGTACTGCTGCATCCCGTACGCGAGGAGGTCGTGCGCGACCTCGCCCGCCAGGGGGTCACCATGCCCCGCAAGTCGACGTCCTTCGGACCGAAGCCGGCCACCGGCCTGGTCCTGCGCGGACTGGGCTGA
- a CDS encoding HAD-IIA family hydrolase encodes MTRQIRTSPAACDQSLHQAYDTALLDLDGVVYAGGRAIGHAVESLAAARADGMHLAYVTNNALRTPEAVAEHLGELGIPTDAAEVITSAQAVARLIAEQVEPGSKVLVIGGEGLRVALRERGLVPVESADEEGLAAVVQGYGGPDLAWGRFAEASYAINRGVPWYASNTDLTIPGGRGIAPGNGAAVEVVRIATGAEPQVAGKPLPPMHRETVLRTGAKRPLVVGDRLDTDIEGAFNGEVDSLLVLTGVTDAEQLLRAEPRHRPTYVDRDLRGLLAGQPEVVPAAEGFRCGGWTAVALNNGVLELREDDGEGGESGVSGDGGTGLDPLDGLRALCAAAWTAAAEDVCTLDAAKALARLGLQ; translated from the coding sequence ATGACCCGGCAGATCAGGACCAGTCCTGCGGCGTGTGACCAGAGTCTGCACCAGGCGTACGACACCGCTCTCCTGGACCTGGACGGCGTGGTGTACGCGGGTGGGCGGGCCATCGGCCACGCCGTGGAGTCCCTCGCGGCGGCCCGCGCCGACGGCATGCACCTCGCGTACGTGACGAACAACGCGCTGCGGACCCCGGAGGCGGTGGCGGAGCACCTGGGCGAACTGGGCATCCCGACGGACGCGGCCGAGGTGATCACCTCGGCGCAGGCCGTGGCCCGGTTGATCGCGGAGCAGGTGGAGCCGGGGTCCAAGGTGCTGGTGATCGGCGGGGAGGGGCTGCGGGTCGCGCTGCGCGAACGCGGGCTGGTGCCGGTCGAGTCCGCCGACGAGGAGGGGCTGGCGGCGGTCGTGCAGGGCTACGGGGGCCCGGACCTGGCGTGGGGCCGGTTCGCGGAGGCCTCGTACGCGATCAACCGGGGCGTGCCGTGGTACGCGTCGAACACCGACCTGACGATCCCCGGTGGGCGGGGCATCGCGCCGGGCAACGGCGCCGCGGTGGAGGTCGTACGGATCGCCACGGGCGCGGAGCCGCAGGTGGCGGGCAAGCCCCTGCCCCCGATGCACCGGGAGACGGTGCTGCGGACCGGGGCGAAGCGGCCGCTGGTCGTCGGGGACCGGCTGGACACCGACATCGAGGGCGCGTTCAACGGGGAGGTGGACTCGCTGCTGGTGCTGACCGGGGTGACCGACGCGGAGCAGCTGCTGCGGGCCGAGCCCCGGCACCGGCCGACCTACGTGGACCGGGACCTGCGCGGGCTGCTGGCCGGCCAGCCGGAGGTGGTGCCGGCCGCGGAGGGGTTCCGCTGCGGGGGCTGGACCGCGGTCGCGCTGAACAACGGCGTGCTCGAACTGCGCGAGGACGACGGAGAGGGCGGGGAGAGCGGCGTGAGCGGGGACGGCGGAACGGGCTTGGACCCGCTGGACGGGCTGCGGGCGCTGTGCGCAGCGGCCTGGACGGCCGCCGCCGAGGACGTGTGCACGCTGGACGCGGCGAAGGCGCTGGCCAGGCTGGGTCTTCAGTGA
- a CDS encoding FecCD family ABC transporter permease, translating to MLVESPPESGPSAAPPPDAVARPRHAARAAGLAGAFAVLALIAVLSIAVGAKQMPLDEVWHGLFHYSGTTSDVVVRDLRVPRTLLGLMVGLGLGLSGAVMQALTRNPLAEPGILGVNAGAAAAVVSAISFFGASSLSEFVWWAFLGAAVVSVVVYVLGGSRSATPVRLALAGTAASAALVGYINAVQLMDSKALDKLRFWTVGSLASANMDTVRQVAPFLLVGAVLALSLGRPLNAMAMGDDTARALGANLTRTRVGAMLAITLLCGAATAACGPIVFIGLMIPHLVRVFTGPDMRWVLAYSAVLSPVLLLGADVVGRVVTRPAELQVGIVTALIGGPVFIYLVRRKRMAQL from the coding sequence GTGTTGGTTGAGAGTCCCCCTGAATCCGGGCCAAGCGCGGCGCCCCCGCCGGACGCCGTCGCCCGCCCACGCCATGCCGCGCGTGCCGCGGGTCTGGCCGGCGCCTTCGCGGTGCTCGCCCTGATCGCGGTGCTGAGCATCGCCGTGGGCGCCAAGCAGATGCCCCTGGACGAGGTCTGGCACGGCCTCTTCCACTACTCGGGGACCACCTCGGACGTGGTCGTGCGGGACCTGCGGGTCCCGCGCACCCTCCTCGGGCTGATGGTCGGCCTCGGGCTCGGCCTGTCCGGGGCGGTGATGCAGGCGCTGACCCGCAACCCGCTGGCCGAGCCCGGCATCCTCGGCGTCAACGCCGGTGCCGCGGCGGCCGTGGTCTCGGCGATCAGTTTCTTCGGCGCGAGCTCGCTGAGCGAGTTCGTGTGGTGGGCCTTCCTCGGCGCCGCCGTGGTCTCGGTCGTCGTGTACGTGCTGGGTGGCAGCCGCAGCGCCACACCGGTACGCCTCGCGCTCGCCGGTACGGCGGCCAGCGCGGCCCTCGTCGGCTACATCAACGCCGTGCAGCTGATGGACAGCAAGGCGCTGGACAAGCTGCGCTTCTGGACGGTGGGGTCGCTGGCCTCGGCCAACATGGACACCGTCCGGCAGGTCGCCCCGTTCCTGCTGGTCGGCGCGGTGCTCGCGCTGTCGCTCGGCCGGCCGCTCAACGCGATGGCCATGGGCGACGACACGGCCAGGGCACTCGGCGCGAACCTGACGCGGACCCGGGTCGGCGCGATGCTCGCCATCACCCTGCTCTGCGGTGCGGCGACCGCCGCCTGCGGGCCCATCGTCTTCATCGGCCTGATGATCCCGCACCTCGTGCGGGTGTTCACCGGACCGGACATGCGCTGGGTGCTGGCCTATTCGGCCGTCCTGTCACCCGTCCTGCTGCTCGGCGCGGACGTCGTCGGCCGGGTCGTCACCCGGCCCGCCGAGCTGCAGGTCGGCATCGTCACCGCGCTCATCGGCGGGCCCGTCTTCATCTACCTCGTCCGGCGCAAGAGGATGGCCCAGCTGTGA